One window of the Vicinamibacteria bacterium genome contains the following:
- a CDS encoding PLP-dependent aspartate aminotransferase family protein → MRFRTKQIHAGVEPDPTTGSILTPIYQSTTFVQRSVDEYLSKGYSYSRSGNPTVRALEKKLAALEGGADCSCFATGMAAIQAVVLAFLNAGDHAIVSDVAYGGTYRLCTKIFQRFGVSFTFADTSRPEDVSAAIRDETKLILTETPANPTLKLTDIAAVSEIARKRGIPHAVDNTFLTPYYQKPLQLGAELVVHSTTKYLDGHNATVGGAVVSRTAKLDEQVRFVQNATGTILSPQVAWLTLQGVKTLSIRMDAQSETAMAIARFLESNAKVESVCYPGLSSHPQHDLAKGQATGFGAMLWFELKGGLAAGKKLMDAVELWSLAENLGSVESLVTHPVTMTHADVDEAERKRVGITDGLVRLSVGLEDGVDLIADLAQALDKI, encoded by the coding sequence ATGCGCTTTCGGACGAAACAGATTCACGCAGGGGTCGAGCCAGATCCGACGACCGGCTCGATTCTGACCCCAATCTACCAGTCGACGACCTTCGTGCAACGCTCGGTCGACGAGTACCTCTCGAAGGGCTATTCCTACTCCCGCTCGGGGAATCCGACGGTCAGAGCTCTCGAAAAGAAACTCGCCGCGCTCGAAGGGGGCGCCGACTGCTCCTGTTTCGCCACGGGAATGGCCGCCATCCAGGCCGTTGTTCTCGCCTTCCTGAACGCGGGCGACCATGCGATCGTTTCCGATGTCGCTTACGGAGGTACCTATCGCCTCTGCACGAAAATCTTTCAGCGCTTCGGCGTGAGCTTCACCTTCGCGGATACGTCGAGGCCCGAGGACGTCAGCGCCGCCATCAGGGACGAGACGAAGCTCATTCTCACGGAAACGCCGGCAAACCCAACTCTGAAGCTCACCGACATCGCCGCCGTTTCCGAGATCGCGCGGAAGCGCGGAATTCCTCATGCCGTGGACAACACGTTCTTGACGCCCTACTACCAGAAACCTCTACAGCTCGGCGCCGAGCTCGTCGTACACAGCACGACGAAGTATCTCGACGGCCACAACGCCACGGTCGGAGGCGCGGTCGTGAGTCGGACGGCCAAGCTCGACGAGCAGGTCCGCTTCGTGCAGAACGCGACGGGCACGATTCTGTCCCCCCAGGTGGCCTGGCTGACGCTCCAAGGAGTCAAAACCCTGAGCATCCGGATGGACGCTCAGTCGGAGACCGCCATGGCGATCGCGCGTTTTCTCGAATCGAACGCCAAGGTGGAGAGCGTCTGCTACCCCGGTCTTTCGTCCCACCCCCAGCACGACCTTGCCAAGGGTCAGGCCACGGGGTTCGGCGCGATGCTGTGGTTCGAGTTGAAAGGCGGCCTCGCCGCCGGCAAGAAGCTCATGGACGCCGTCGAGCTATGGAGCCTGGCGGAGAACCTGGGCTCCGTCGAGTCGCTCGTAACCCATCCGGTGACGATGACGCATGCCGACGTCGACGAGGCCGAGCGGAAGCGGGTTGGGATTACCGACGGCCTGGTGAGGCTTTCGGTGGGGCTTGAGGACGGAGTGGATTTGATCGCCGATCTCGCTCAGGCGCTCGACAAGATATAG